The following proteins are co-located in the Tripterygium wilfordii isolate XIE 37 chromosome 2, ASM1340144v1, whole genome shotgun sequence genome:
- the LOC119980909 gene encoding glycosyltransferase BC10-like, whose product MEQHKGTVLVKDISVRKKREVREWNLKIITTIVFFLSMASLVIVLRLDDDHVKKFLVSEELYFHELPASSVCSNRSINLEDLIAPKVLHWKSDEELLCLASMVPGISESPYNYTPKVAFMFLSKGRLPLAPLWEMFFKGHEGLYSIYLHTSPEFPEEPPESSVFHKRRIPSKAVQWGKVTMINAERRLLANALLDFSNERFVLLSETCIPLFNFTTIYNYLIKSNLSFVRAFDDPRHMGRGRYSKRMFPTVSLSDWRKGNQWFEIHRKIAIEVVSDVRFYPVFKDHCKGPCHCKVHCKAPCYMDEHYLPTLVTKLYPAMNSNRSITWVDWSRGGLHPTKFVRKDVSEKFLNRIRYGYNCTYNGGLSSVCYLFARKFHPSTLEPLLRLAATLFGFDP is encoded by the exons atggagcagCATAAGGGGACTGTTTTGGTCAAAGATATCTCTGTACGCAAGAAAAGAGAAGTTAGAGAATGGAATCTGAAGATCATAACCACAATAGTATTCTTCTTGTCAATGGCATCCTTGGTAATCGTTCTTCGACTCGATGACGATCACGTTAAGAAATTCTTGGTGTCTGAAGAACTTTATTTCCATGAGCTGCCAGCATCATCTGTCTGTTCAAACAGAAGTATCAATCTGGAAGATTTGATAGCTCCCAAGGTGCTGCATTGGAAGAGCGATGAGGAACTATTATGCCTAGCGTCAATGGTGCCTGGTATCTCTGAGTCCCCTTACAATTACACACCTAAGGTGGCTTTCATGTTCTTAAGCAAGGGAAGATTGCCATTGGCACCACTATGGGAGATGTTCTTCAAGGGACATGAAGGTCTCTACTCAATCTACCTTCATACATCGCCAGAATTCCCTGAAGAGCCTCCGGAATCCTCTGTATTTCACAAGCGTAGGATTCCAAGCAAG GCAGTTCAATGGGGAAAGGTAACGATGATCAACGCTGAAAGGAGGTTATTAGCCAACGCCTTGCTTGACTTCTCCAATGAAAGATTTGTTTTACTATCTGAGACATGCATTCCTCTGTTCAACTTCACTACAATCTACAACTATCTAATCAAATCTAACCTCAGCTTCGTCCGCGCATTTGACGATCCAAGACACATGGGTCGTGGCAGATACAGTAAGCGAATGTTTCCAACCGTGTCATTATCCGATTGGCGTAAGGGCAACCAGTGGTTTGAAATCCACCGAAAGATCGCCATTGAAGTAGTATCAGATGTGAGATTCTACCCTGTGTTCAAAGACCATTGCAAGGGTCCATGTCATTGCAAGGTTCATTGCAAGGCTCCATGTTACATGGATGAGCATTACTTGCCAACTCTTGTGACCAAACTATATCCTGCAATGAACTCTAATAGAAGTATTACTTGGGTGGATTGGTCTAGGGGAGGCTTACATCCAACCAAGTTCGTGAGAAAAGATGTTTCAGAAAAATTTCTGAACAGAATTAGGTATGGTTATAATTGTACATATAATGGTGGGTTGAGCAGTGTTTGCTACCTTTTTGCAAGGAAATTTCATCCCAGTACACTCGAGCCTCTCCTAAGGTTGGCTGCAACACTGTTTGGCTTTGATCCTTAA
- the LOC120012479 gene encoding uncharacterized protein LOC120012479, which produces MKQYKVTVLVKKDLSRSKKREVRGWSLQIITTIVFFLSIASLVIILGLDDDHVKKFLVSEELCFPELPASSVCSNRSINLEDLIAPKDMLHWTNDEERLLLASMVPGISEYPRNHTPKVAFMFLSWGRLPLAPLWERFFKGHEGLYSIYLHTSPEFSEGPPESSVFHKRRIPSKVRWIHLCSSL; this is translated from the coding sequence atgaagcagTATAAGGTGACTGTGTTGGTCAAGAAAGATCTCTCTAGAAGCAAGAAAAGAGAAGTTAGAGGATGGAGTCTTCAGATCATAACCACAATAGTATTCTTCTTGTCAATCGCGTCCTTAGTGATCATTCTTGGACTCGATGACGATCACGTTAAGAAATTCTTGGTGTCTGAAGAACTTTGTTTCCCTGAACTGCCTGCATCATCTGTCTGTTCAAACAGAAGTATCAATCTGGAAGATTTGATAGCTCCCAAAGATATGCTGCATTGGACAAACGATGAGGAACGATTATTGCTAGCGTCAATGGTGCCAGGTATCTCTGAGTACCCTCGCAATCACACACCTAAGGTGGCTTTCATGTTCTTAAGCTGGGGAAGATTGCCATTGGCACCATTATGGGAGAGGTTCTTCAAGGGACATGAAGGTCTCTACTCAATCTACCTTCATACATCGCCAGAATTCTCCGAAGGGCCCCCAGAATCCTCTGTATTTCACAAGCGTAGGATTCCAAGCAAGGTTAGATGGATACATCTATGTAGTTCTCTCTAA
- the LOC120012485 gene encoding uncharacterized protein LOC120012485 isoform X1: protein MAAHNLAVILKNPQNDTEFLLTEQTPPAKFGEEEYDSYVDSDLWDLPSTQLNSLEAESESGIVFEAVELCPPKINLKKFDFELALNRVLGHAGLGAGDAGEWRFWKYVEEPEFGPGLPLNTIFIMGKLVSADQNLPEQCKWMSIWSCQTLLLDVKPNNSRIGLLVVVGLISDSMQSTTWKVPSTLQYQEYPPGVVLVPLHSRTAKPFHTTNLIIFARENVSDECEGSGFVTCGDALIVDPGCHPQSSGELKKIISALPRKLVVFVTHHHGDHVDGLSIIQKCNPDATLLAHENTMRRIGKDDWSLGYTSVSGSEQICIGGQTLRVIFAPGHTDGHVGLLHVKTHSLIVGDHCVGQGSAVLDSTSGGNMSDYFQSTYRFMELSPHVLIPMHGRVNMWPKHMLCGYLKNRRSREASILKAIENGAQTLFEIVADVYSNVDRSFWIPAASNVRLHMDHLAQQDKLPKEFSILRFQRSSGLYFLSRWLCSYIWSRLSSRNQKSGTAKLFIAGAVAGCFAVTCRVLR from the exons ATGGCCGCGCACAATCTCGCTGTGATTCTCAAGAACCCCCAAAACGACACAGAATTTCTCCTCACGGAGCAAACCCCTCCCGCCAAATTTGGAGAGGAAGAGTACGACTCATACGTGGATTCCGATCTCTGGGACTTGCCGTCGACGCAACTGAACTCTTTGGAAGCAGAATCTGAGTCCGGGATCGTCTTCGAAGCCGTGGAGTTGTGCCCACCGAAGATCAATTTGAAGAAGTTTGACTTTGAATTGGCTCTGAATCGG GTCTTGGGGCATGCAGGGCTCGGAGCTGGTGATGCGGGAGAGTGGAGGTTTTGGAAATATGTGGAGGAACCTGAGTTTGGACCTGGATTGCCACTTAATACAATATTTATAATGGGCAAATTGGTTTCTGCGGATCAAAATTTACCAG AACAATGTAAGTGGATGTCAATCTGGAGTTGTCAAACTTTGCTTCTGGATGTGAAACCAAATAACAGTCGCATTGGACTTCTGGTTGTTGTTGGTCTTATAAGTGATTCGATGCAATCCACAACATGGAAAGTCCCATCCACGTTGCAGTAccag GAGTACCCTCCTGGTGTTGTACTTGTACCTTTGCACAGTAGGACAGCAAAGCCCTTTCATACGACAAACTTAATTATATTTGCACGTGAGAATGTTTCAGATGAATGTGAAGGCAGTGGTTTTGTTACTTGTGGGGATGCATTGATAGTCGATCCAGGATGCCATCCACAATCCTCTGGAGAG ctcaaaaaaattatttccgCATTGCCGAGAAAGTTAGTTGTCTTTGTGACCCATCACCACGGTGACCATGTTGATG GTCTTTCTATCATACAAAAATGCAATCCTGATGCAACGCTTCTAGCACATGAAAATACAATGCGGCGCATTGGAAAAG ATGACTGGTCTCTAGGTTATACCTCAGTATCTGGATCAGAACAAATTTGCATCGGTGGTCAAACACTGCGGGTCATTTTTGCTCCG GGACATACAGATGGCCATGTGGGGCTGCTTCATGTCAAGACTCATTCACTGATTGTTGGAGATCATTGTGTGGG TCAAGGAAGTGCAGTCTTGGACAGTACTTCTGGTGGAAACATGAGT GACTACTTCCAATCAACTTACAGATTTATGGAGCTTTCCCCACACGTGTTGATTCCTATGCATGGAAGGGTCAACATGTGGCCGAAGCACATGCTTTGCGGATATCTTAA GAACCGCAGGAGTAGAGAGGCATCCATTTTGAAAGCCATAGAAAATGGAGCACAAACATTGTTTGAGATAGTTGCTGATGTGTATTCCAATGTAGATAGGAGTTTCTGGATCCCTGCTGCATCGAATGTGAGACTTCACATGGATCACTTGGCTCAGCAAGATAAATTACCAAAG GAAttttctattttgaggttccaacgAAGTTCTGGACTGTATTTCCTGTCCAGATGGTTGTGTTCATATATTTGGAGTCGGTTGTCATCGAGGAACCAGAAATCGGGTACAGCTAAATTATTCATTGCGGGGGCAGTGGCTGGCTGCTTTGCTGTAACCTGTAGGGTACTccgttaa
- the LOC120012485 gene encoding uncharacterized protein LOC120012485 isoform X4, giving the protein MAAHNLAVILKNPQNDTEFLLTEQTPPAKFGEEEYDSYVDSDLWDLPSTQLNSLEAESESGIVFEAVELCPPKINLKKFDFELALNRVLGHAGLGAGDAGEWRFWKYVEEPEFGPGLPLNTIFIMGKLVSADQNLPEQCKWMSIWSCQTLLLDVKPNNSRIGLLVVVGLISDSMQSTTWKVPSTLQYQEYPPGVVLVPLHSRTAKPFHTTNLIIFARENVSDECEGSGFVTCGDALIVDPGCHPQSSGELKKIISALPRKLVVFVTHHHGDHVDGLSIIQKCNPDATLLAHENTMRRIGKDDWSLGYTSVSGSEQICIGGQTLRVIFAPGHTDGHVGLLHVKTHSLIVGDHCVGNRRSREASILKAIENGAQTLFEIVADVYSNVDRSFWIPAASNVRLHMDHLAQQDKLPKEFSILRFQRSSGLYFLSRWLCSYIWSRLSSRNQKSGTAKLFIAGAVAGCFAVTCRVLR; this is encoded by the exons ATGGCCGCGCACAATCTCGCTGTGATTCTCAAGAACCCCCAAAACGACACAGAATTTCTCCTCACGGAGCAAACCCCTCCCGCCAAATTTGGAGAGGAAGAGTACGACTCATACGTGGATTCCGATCTCTGGGACTTGCCGTCGACGCAACTGAACTCTTTGGAAGCAGAATCTGAGTCCGGGATCGTCTTCGAAGCCGTGGAGTTGTGCCCACCGAAGATCAATTTGAAGAAGTTTGACTTTGAATTGGCTCTGAATCGG GTCTTGGGGCATGCAGGGCTCGGAGCTGGTGATGCGGGAGAGTGGAGGTTTTGGAAATATGTGGAGGAACCTGAGTTTGGACCTGGATTGCCACTTAATACAATATTTATAATGGGCAAATTGGTTTCTGCGGATCAAAATTTACCAG AACAATGTAAGTGGATGTCAATCTGGAGTTGTCAAACTTTGCTTCTGGATGTGAAACCAAATAACAGTCGCATTGGACTTCTGGTTGTTGTTGGTCTTATAAGTGATTCGATGCAATCCACAACATGGAAAGTCCCATCCACGTTGCAGTAccag GAGTACCCTCCTGGTGTTGTACTTGTACCTTTGCACAGTAGGACAGCAAAGCCCTTTCATACGACAAACTTAATTATATTTGCACGTGAGAATGTTTCAGATGAATGTGAAGGCAGTGGTTTTGTTACTTGTGGGGATGCATTGATAGTCGATCCAGGATGCCATCCACAATCCTCTGGAGAG ctcaaaaaaattatttccgCATTGCCGAGAAAGTTAGTTGTCTTTGTGACCCATCACCACGGTGACCATGTTGATG GTCTTTCTATCATACAAAAATGCAATCCTGATGCAACGCTTCTAGCACATGAAAATACAATGCGGCGCATTGGAAAAG ATGACTGGTCTCTAGGTTATACCTCAGTATCTGGATCAGAACAAATTTGCATCGGTGGTCAAACACTGCGGGTCATTTTTGCTCCG GGACATACAGATGGCCATGTGGGGCTGCTTCATGTCAAGACTCATTCACTGATTGTTGGAGATCATTGTGTGGG GAACCGCAGGAGTAGAGAGGCATCCATTTTGAAAGCCATAGAAAATGGAGCACAAACATTGTTTGAGATAGTTGCTGATGTGTATTCCAATGTAGATAGGAGTTTCTGGATCCCTGCTGCATCGAATGTGAGACTTCACATGGATCACTTGGCTCAGCAAGATAAATTACCAAAG GAAttttctattttgaggttccaacgAAGTTCTGGACTGTATTTCCTGTCCAGATGGTTGTGTTCATATATTTGGAGTCGGTTGTCATCGAGGAACCAGAAATCGGGTACAGCTAAATTATTCATTGCGGGGGCAGTGGCTGGCTGCTTTGCTGTAACCTGTAGGGTACTccgttaa
- the LOC120012485 gene encoding uncharacterized protein LOC120012485 isoform X2 produces the protein MAAHNLAVILKNPQNDTEFLLTEQTPPAKFGEEEYDSYVDSDLWDLPSTQLNSLEAESESGIVFEAVELCPPKINLKKFDFELALNRVLGHAGLGAGDAGEWRFWKYVEEPEFGPGLPLNTIFIMGKLVSADQNLPEQCKWMSIWSCQTLLLDVKPNNSRIGLLVVVGLISDSMQSTTWKVPSTLQYQEYPPGVVLVPLHSRTAKPFHTTNLIIFARENVSDECEGSGFVTCGDALIVDPGCHPQSSGELKKIISALPRKLVVFVTHHHGDHVDGLSIIQKCNPDATLLAHENTMRRIGKDDWSLGYTSVSGSEQICIGGQTLRVIFAPGHTDGHVGLLHVKTHSLIVGDHCVGQGSAVLDSTSGGNMSDYFQSTYRFMELSPHVLIPMHGRVNMWPKHMLCGYLKNRRSREASILKAIENGAQTLFEIVADVYSNVDRSFWIPAASNVRLHMDHLAQQDKLPKGFSLETFSRSLVSFAENVGKFEPK, from the exons ATGGCCGCGCACAATCTCGCTGTGATTCTCAAGAACCCCCAAAACGACACAGAATTTCTCCTCACGGAGCAAACCCCTCCCGCCAAATTTGGAGAGGAAGAGTACGACTCATACGTGGATTCCGATCTCTGGGACTTGCCGTCGACGCAACTGAACTCTTTGGAAGCAGAATCTGAGTCCGGGATCGTCTTCGAAGCCGTGGAGTTGTGCCCACCGAAGATCAATTTGAAGAAGTTTGACTTTGAATTGGCTCTGAATCGG GTCTTGGGGCATGCAGGGCTCGGAGCTGGTGATGCGGGAGAGTGGAGGTTTTGGAAATATGTGGAGGAACCTGAGTTTGGACCTGGATTGCCACTTAATACAATATTTATAATGGGCAAATTGGTTTCTGCGGATCAAAATTTACCAG AACAATGTAAGTGGATGTCAATCTGGAGTTGTCAAACTTTGCTTCTGGATGTGAAACCAAATAACAGTCGCATTGGACTTCTGGTTGTTGTTGGTCTTATAAGTGATTCGATGCAATCCACAACATGGAAAGTCCCATCCACGTTGCAGTAccag GAGTACCCTCCTGGTGTTGTACTTGTACCTTTGCACAGTAGGACAGCAAAGCCCTTTCATACGACAAACTTAATTATATTTGCACGTGAGAATGTTTCAGATGAATGTGAAGGCAGTGGTTTTGTTACTTGTGGGGATGCATTGATAGTCGATCCAGGATGCCATCCACAATCCTCTGGAGAG ctcaaaaaaattatttccgCATTGCCGAGAAAGTTAGTTGTCTTTGTGACCCATCACCACGGTGACCATGTTGATG GTCTTTCTATCATACAAAAATGCAATCCTGATGCAACGCTTCTAGCACATGAAAATACAATGCGGCGCATTGGAAAAG ATGACTGGTCTCTAGGTTATACCTCAGTATCTGGATCAGAACAAATTTGCATCGGTGGTCAAACACTGCGGGTCATTTTTGCTCCG GGACATACAGATGGCCATGTGGGGCTGCTTCATGTCAAGACTCATTCACTGATTGTTGGAGATCATTGTGTGGG TCAAGGAAGTGCAGTCTTGGACAGTACTTCTGGTGGAAACATGAGT GACTACTTCCAATCAACTTACAGATTTATGGAGCTTTCCCCACACGTGTTGATTCCTATGCATGGAAGGGTCAACATGTGGCCGAAGCACATGCTTTGCGGATATCTTAA GAACCGCAGGAGTAGAGAGGCATCCATTTTGAAAGCCATAGAAAATGGAGCACAAACATTGTTTGAGATAGTTGCTGATGTGTATTCCAATGTAGATAGGAGTTTCTGGATCCCTGCTGCATCGAATGTGAGACTTCACATGGATCACTTGGCTCAGCAAGATAAATTACCAAAG GGCTTCTCTTTGGAAACTTTCAGTCGCAGTTTGGTTTCTTTTGCTGAAAATGTTGGTAAATTTGAGCCCAAGTGA
- the LOC120012485 gene encoding uncharacterized protein LOC120012485 isoform X3 translates to MAAHNLAVILKNPQNDTEFLLTEQTPPAKFGEEEYDSYVDSDLWDLPSTQLNSLEAESESGIVFEAVELCPPKINLKKFDFELALNRVLGHAGLGAGDAGEWRFWKYVEEPEFGPGLPLNTIFIMGKLVSADQNLPEQCKWMSIWSCQTLLLDVKPNNSRIGLLVVVGLISDSMQSTTWKVPSTLQYQEYPPGVVLVPLHSRTAKPFHTTNLIIFARENVSDECEGSGFVTCGDALIVDPGCHPQSSGELKKIISALPRKLVVFVTHHHGDHVDGLSIIQKCNPDATLLAHENTMRRIGKDDWSLGYTSVSGSEQICIGGQTLRVIFAPGHTDGHVGLLHVKTHSLIVGDHCVGQGSAVLDSTSGGNMSDYFQSTYRFMELSPHVLIPMHGRVNMWPKHMLCGYLKNRRSREASILKAIENGAQTLFEIVADVYSNVDRSFWIPAASNVRLHMDHLAQQDKLPKLAGLLFGNFQSQFGFFC, encoded by the exons ATGGCCGCGCACAATCTCGCTGTGATTCTCAAGAACCCCCAAAACGACACAGAATTTCTCCTCACGGAGCAAACCCCTCCCGCCAAATTTGGAGAGGAAGAGTACGACTCATACGTGGATTCCGATCTCTGGGACTTGCCGTCGACGCAACTGAACTCTTTGGAAGCAGAATCTGAGTCCGGGATCGTCTTCGAAGCCGTGGAGTTGTGCCCACCGAAGATCAATTTGAAGAAGTTTGACTTTGAATTGGCTCTGAATCGG GTCTTGGGGCATGCAGGGCTCGGAGCTGGTGATGCGGGAGAGTGGAGGTTTTGGAAATATGTGGAGGAACCTGAGTTTGGACCTGGATTGCCACTTAATACAATATTTATAATGGGCAAATTGGTTTCTGCGGATCAAAATTTACCAG AACAATGTAAGTGGATGTCAATCTGGAGTTGTCAAACTTTGCTTCTGGATGTGAAACCAAATAACAGTCGCATTGGACTTCTGGTTGTTGTTGGTCTTATAAGTGATTCGATGCAATCCACAACATGGAAAGTCCCATCCACGTTGCAGTAccag GAGTACCCTCCTGGTGTTGTACTTGTACCTTTGCACAGTAGGACAGCAAAGCCCTTTCATACGACAAACTTAATTATATTTGCACGTGAGAATGTTTCAGATGAATGTGAAGGCAGTGGTTTTGTTACTTGTGGGGATGCATTGATAGTCGATCCAGGATGCCATCCACAATCCTCTGGAGAG ctcaaaaaaattatttccgCATTGCCGAGAAAGTTAGTTGTCTTTGTGACCCATCACCACGGTGACCATGTTGATG GTCTTTCTATCATACAAAAATGCAATCCTGATGCAACGCTTCTAGCACATGAAAATACAATGCGGCGCATTGGAAAAG ATGACTGGTCTCTAGGTTATACCTCAGTATCTGGATCAGAACAAATTTGCATCGGTGGTCAAACACTGCGGGTCATTTTTGCTCCG GGACATACAGATGGCCATGTGGGGCTGCTTCATGTCAAGACTCATTCACTGATTGTTGGAGATCATTGTGTGGG TCAAGGAAGTGCAGTCTTGGACAGTACTTCTGGTGGAAACATGAGT GACTACTTCCAATCAACTTACAGATTTATGGAGCTTTCCCCACACGTGTTGATTCCTATGCATGGAAGGGTCAACATGTGGCCGAAGCACATGCTTTGCGGATATCTTAA GAACCGCAGGAGTAGAGAGGCATCCATTTTGAAAGCCATAGAAAATGGAGCACAAACATTGTTTGAGATAGTTGCTGATGTGTATTCCAATGTAGATAGGAGTTTCTGGATCCCTGCTGCATCGAATGTGAGACTTCACATGGATCACTTGGCTCAGCAAGATAAATTACCAAAG CTTGCAGGGCTTCTCTTTGGAAACTTTCAGTCGCAGTTTGGTTTCTTTTGCTGA
- the LOC120012505 gene encoding chaperone protein dnaJ 15-like isoform X1 yields MASMKLEGPSAPAIRRDPYEVLSVSRDSTDQEIKTAYRKLAFKYHPDKNASNPEASELFKEVAFSYSILSDPEKRRQYDNEGFEALENAGMDMEIDLSNLGTVNTVFAALFSKLGVPIKTTISANVLEEALNGTVTVRPLPIGTSVSGKVEKQCAHFFGVTINEQQAESGIVVRVTSTSQSKFKLLYFEHEANGGYGLALQVQLCKPQTSKLLLSEESEKTGKVTSAGMYFLHFQVYRLDTTLNALTMVKDPETGFFKRLEGLQPCEVAGLKAGTHIFAVYGDNFFKTATYTIEALCAKSYEESTHKLQEIEAQIIRKRSELRQFETEYRKALARFQEVTNRYSQEKQSVDELLKEREGIHASFSVSRNIGGSGSNLSNGSSSKIPGEDSNVESPGEDGDSDGKEKSAKKKWFNLNLKGSDKKPA; encoded by the exons ATGGCTTCGATGAAGTTGGAAGGACCATCCGCCCCAGCAATTCGTCGGGACCCCTATGAGGTATTGAGTGTATCGAGGGATTCTACAGATCAGGAGATTAAAACGGCTTATAGAAAGCTTGCTTTCAA GTATCATCCTGACAAAAATGCTAGCAACCCTGAAGCTTCGGAACTTTTCAAGGAGGTTGCATTTTCGTATAGTATTTTATCCGACCCTGAGAAGAGAAGGCAATATGACAATGAAGGGTTTGAG GCACTTGAGAATGCTGGAATGGATATGGAAATTGACTTGTCCAATCTGGGAACTGTTAATACAGTTTTTGCAGCCTTATTCAG CAAGCTGGGCGTTCCTATCAAGACTACGATTTCTGCTAATGTTCTTGAAGAGGCTCTGAATGGAACTGTCACCGTCAGACCCCTTCCTATTGGAACATCAGTCAGCGGAAAG GTAGAAAAGCAGTGTGCCCACTTCTTTGGTGTAACAATAAATGAGCAACAAGCTGAGTCAGGGATTGTTGTGAGAGTAACTTCAACTTCTCAAAGCAAATTTAAG CTACTTTATTTTGAGCATGAAGCTAATGGTGGTTATGGATTGGCCTTACAG GTCCAACTGTGCAAACCTCAAACTTCAAAGCTATTATTGTCG GAGGAAAGTGAGAAGACTGGAAAAGTAACATCTGCGGGGATGTATTTTTTACATTTTCAAGTGTACAGATTGGATACAACTCTGAATGCG TTGACAATGGTTAAAGACCCCGAGACTGGCTTCTTTAAAAGGCTGGAAGGTCTTCAACCTTGTGAGGTTGCAGGACTAAAAGCTGGCACTCATATATTTGCTGTCTATG gagataatttttttaagacTGCTACATACACAATAGAGGCCCTTTGTGCAAAATCATATGAGGAATCCACCCATAAGCTCCAGGAAATTGAGGCTCAAATTATAAGAAAGCGAAGTGAGTTGCGCCAGTTTGAAACAGAATACAGAAAG GCCTTGGCACGCTTTCAAGAAGTGACCAACAGATATAGCCAGGAAAAGCAATCT GTTGATGAACTgctgaaagagagagaaggtaTCCATGCTTCATTCAGTGTGTCGCGGAATATTGGTGGAAGTGGAAGTAATTTAAGCAACGGAAGCAGTAGTAAAATTCCTGGTGAAGATTCAAATGTTGAAAGTCCCGGGGAAGATGGAGACTCAGATGGGAAGGAAAAATCAGCAAAAAAGAAATGGTTTAACTTGAACCTTAAAGGATCTGATAAAAAGCCTGCATGA
- the LOC120012505 gene encoding chaperone protein dnaJ 15-like isoform X2: MASMKLEGPSAPAIRRDPYEVLSVSRDSTDQEIKTAYRKLAFKYHPDKNASNPEASELFKEVAFSYSILSDPEKRRQYDNEGFEALENAGMDMEIDLSNLGTVNTVFAALFSKLGVPIKTTISANVLEEALNGTVTVRPLPIGTSVSGKVEKQCAHFFGVTINEQQAESGIVVRVTSTSQSKFKLLYFEHEANGGYGLALQEESEKTGKVTSAGMYFLHFQVYRLDTTLNALTMVKDPETGFFKRLEGLQPCEVAGLKAGTHIFAVYGDNFFKTATYTIEALCAKSYEESTHKLQEIEAQIIRKRSELRQFETEYRKALARFQEVTNRYSQEKQSVDELLKEREGIHASFSVSRNIGGSGSNLSNGSSSKIPGEDSNVESPGEDGDSDGKEKSAKKKWFNLNLKGSDKKPA; this comes from the exons ATGGCTTCGATGAAGTTGGAAGGACCATCCGCCCCAGCAATTCGTCGGGACCCCTATGAGGTATTGAGTGTATCGAGGGATTCTACAGATCAGGAGATTAAAACGGCTTATAGAAAGCTTGCTTTCAA GTATCATCCTGACAAAAATGCTAGCAACCCTGAAGCTTCGGAACTTTTCAAGGAGGTTGCATTTTCGTATAGTATTTTATCCGACCCTGAGAAGAGAAGGCAATATGACAATGAAGGGTTTGAG GCACTTGAGAATGCTGGAATGGATATGGAAATTGACTTGTCCAATCTGGGAACTGTTAATACAGTTTTTGCAGCCTTATTCAG CAAGCTGGGCGTTCCTATCAAGACTACGATTTCTGCTAATGTTCTTGAAGAGGCTCTGAATGGAACTGTCACCGTCAGACCCCTTCCTATTGGAACATCAGTCAGCGGAAAG GTAGAAAAGCAGTGTGCCCACTTCTTTGGTGTAACAATAAATGAGCAACAAGCTGAGTCAGGGATTGTTGTGAGAGTAACTTCAACTTCTCAAAGCAAATTTAAG CTACTTTATTTTGAGCATGAAGCTAATGGTGGTTATGGATTGGCCTTACAG GAGGAAAGTGAGAAGACTGGAAAAGTAACATCTGCGGGGATGTATTTTTTACATTTTCAAGTGTACAGATTGGATACAACTCTGAATGCG TTGACAATGGTTAAAGACCCCGAGACTGGCTTCTTTAAAAGGCTGGAAGGTCTTCAACCTTGTGAGGTTGCAGGACTAAAAGCTGGCACTCATATATTTGCTGTCTATG gagataatttttttaagacTGCTACATACACAATAGAGGCCCTTTGTGCAAAATCATATGAGGAATCCACCCATAAGCTCCAGGAAATTGAGGCTCAAATTATAAGAAAGCGAAGTGAGTTGCGCCAGTTTGAAACAGAATACAGAAAG GCCTTGGCACGCTTTCAAGAAGTGACCAACAGATATAGCCAGGAAAAGCAATCT GTTGATGAACTgctgaaagagagagaaggtaTCCATGCTTCATTCAGTGTGTCGCGGAATATTGGTGGAAGTGGAAGTAATTTAAGCAACGGAAGCAGTAGTAAAATTCCTGGTGAAGATTCAAATGTTGAAAGTCCCGGGGAAGATGGAGACTCAGATGGGAAGGAAAAATCAGCAAAAAAGAAATGGTTTAACTTGAACCTTAAAGGATCTGATAAAAAGCCTGCATGA